Genomic segment of Streptomyces longhuiensis:
CGTGTCCGTGGCCAACTCGCGCGGCCCCGAGACCCTGCGTGACCTCGCCGGGGAGACCGGTGCCACGCCGGTGACCGTCGCAGAGGCGGCCCGCGGCGCCGACGTCGTCGTGGTCACCGTCCCCATGAAGGCCGTCCCCGGTCTGCCCGCCGACCTCCTCGACGACGCGCCGGAAGGCGTCACCGTCATCGACACCGGCAACTACTACCCGCAGCAGCGCGACGGCCGGATCGCCGCCATCGAGGAGGGCATGCCCGAGAGCCGCTGGACCGAGCTCCAGCTCGGCCACCCGGTCGTCAAGGTCTTCAACGGCACCTACGCCCACGAACTCCTCGACAGGCCGCGCCCCAAGGGCGACCCCGAGCGCATCGCCCTGCCCGTCGCCGGCGACGACGACGCGGCCAAGACGGTCGTACGCGCCCTGCTCGACGGGATCGGCTTCGACTCCGTGGACACGGGCGGCCTCGACGAGTCCTGGCGCCAGCAGCCCGGCACCCCCGTCTACGGCCTCGCGGCGGACGCGGACACCGTCCGCAAGGCCCTCGCCGAGGCGTCCCCGGAACGCACGGCGGAGTGGCGCGCCTGAGTCACCCGGTGCGAGGGCGTGTCACGGGGTGGCCCAGTCCCGCAGCGCGCCCTTGCTCGTGAACTGGGCGACGTCCTTGTCGATCGGACTGTCCGTGTACTGGTGGAACTTCCAGGCCGCCTTGATGCGCGGCTTGCCGGCCGTCGTGTAGTCGGCGATCCAGAGGCCGTCACCGGCGTAGGACGTCGTGTCGACGTTGAGCCAGAAGTTGCGGTTCGTGTAGAGCAGCACCCGGTGATGGGGGCGCAGGCGCTTCACCTCGCGGATGAAGCGGTCCTTCTCCGCGTTGCTCGCGCGGGTGCCCTCACCGGTCGTCTCCCAGTCCACGGCGAGCAGGTCCCCCGCCTTCTCCGGGGCCTTGCTCACGAAGTACTCGGCCTGGGCCGTGAGGTTGCCCGGCCACAGGAAGTGGTAGAAGCCGACGACGCAGCCGCCGTCGCGGGCCAGTTTCGTCTGCGCCGTGAGCCGCGGATTGACGTACGAACGCCCCTCCGTCGCCTTGATGAAGACGAACGACTGGCCGTCCGTGTCGAAGGTGGACTGGTACGAGCTGACGTCGATACCGCGCAGCATGCTGGCCTCCTGGTCGGTGGGGCGACGAGGTCGAACATCCATCGTCCCCGATCGGATCCCGCGGGGGTACCTCTTTCCGCACGTTGATCCACCTGTGTGACGCGGCGCCGCCAGGACGTTTCGACGGCCGCAGTCTTGGAACACGCTTTACACGGCTTCGTGCAACTGCCGGAGCCGTGTCGCTGTCTGACAGGGAGTTGGTCCCGTTGGGGGCCGTCGGGTGACTCGGAGAGTGGGGCAGGTCGTGGGACGGCGCAAGGGCGGAATAGGGATCGCGCTCGTGACGGTCGCGGTGCTGGTGGGCGCGAGCGCCTGCGGCGGCGGTGGCGACAAGGAAGCGGGCGGGAACGACGGGAAGGCGGCGGGGAAGCCGAGGTCGAGCGCCTCGCCCAAACCGGCGAAGCCCAAGGGTCCGCCCATGCTGCTTGAGACGATCACTCCGCTGAACGACGCCAAGGTCGGTGTGGCGATGCCGATTTCGGTGGTCTTCACCGACCCGGTGGCCGCCAAGGCGCGTGCCTCCGTCGAGAAGCACATGAAGGTCAGCACCTCGCAGCCGGTGGCCGGCGCCTGGCACTGGTTCGGCGACAAGCGCGCGGACTGGCGCCCGAAGGAGTACTGGCCCTCCGGTACGAAGGTGAAGATCGACGCCGACATGAAGGGCGTCAGCAACGGCAACGGCCGCTACGGCGTGCACGGTTACACGCACACCTTCACGGTCGGCGACGACGTCCGGGCCGACGTCTCCGTCACCGGTCACACCATGAAGGTCACCAAGAACGGCCAGGCGGTGCGCACGCTGTCGATCAACGCCGGCAGCGCCGAGTTCCCGACCTGGAACGGCACGATGGCCGTCATCGACAAGCAGAAGGAGGTCCACATGACCTCCTGCAGCGTCGGCATCAGCTGCAACAAGGGCAGCGCCAACTACTACGACCTGACGCTGCCCTGGGACGTCCACCTCACCCAGTCCGGCACCTACGTCCACTACTCGACCGGCGACCCGAACCCGGGCAGCGGCTCCGCCCGTGGCTCACACGGCTGCGTCCACCTGTCGCTGGCCGACGCCAAGTGGTTCTACGGGCAGGTCAAGCAGGGCGACCCCGTCACGATCACGGGCTCGCCGCGCGCCAAGGCTCCGGCCGACAACGGCTACGCGGCCTTCAACCTGAGCTGGGACCAGTGGCTCGCGGGGAGCGGGGCCGGGGAGGGCACGACGGCGACCCTGTGACCGCCGCCGCCCTCGACGCCCGCTGATCCTCAGCACTCGATGATGTTCACCGCGAGCCCGCCGCGGGCCGTCTCCTTGTACTTGACGGACATGTCGGCGCCGGTCTCCTTCATGGTCTTGATGACCTTGTCGAGGGAGACCTTGTGGCTGCCGTCGCCGCGCATGGCCATGCGGGCCGCGGTGACGGCCTTCACGGCGGCCATGCCGTTGCGCTCGATGCAGGGGATCTGGACGAGGCCGCCGACGGGGTCGCAGGTCAGGCCGAGGTTGTGCTCCATGCCGATCTCGGCGGCGTTCTCGACCTGCTCGGGGGTGCCGCCGAGGACCTCGGCGAGGGCGCCCGCGGCCATCGAGCAGGCGGATCCGACCTCGCCCTGGCAGCCGACCTCGGCGCCGGAGATGGAGGCGTTCTCCTTGAAGAGCATGCCGATGGCGCCCGCGGAGAGCATGAAGCGGACGACGCCCTCCTCGTCGGCGCCGGGCACGAAGTTGATGTAGTAGTGCAGGACCGCGGGGATGATGCCCGCGGCGCCGTTGGTGGGCGCGGTCACGACGCGGCCGCCCGCGGCGTTCTCCTCGTTGACGGCCATCGCGTAGAGGGTGATCCACTCCATGGCGCGGGCCATCGGGTCGCCCTCGGCGCGCAGCTGGCGGGCCGAGTTCGCGGCGCGGCGGCGGACCTTGAGGCCGCCGGGCAGGATGCCCTCGCGGGACATGCCGCGCGAGACGCAGGCCTGCATGACGCGCCAGATGTCGAGCAGACCGGAGCGGATCTCGTCCTCGGTGCGCCAGGCCTTCTCGTTCTCCAGCATCAGGGCGGAGATGGACAGGCCGGTCTCCTCGGCGAGGCGGAGCAGCTCGTCGCCGGTGCGGAAGGGGTACTTGAGGACCGTGTCGTCGGGGACGATCGGGTTCTCGCCGGCCACCGCATCTTCGTCGACGACGAAGCCGCCGCCCACCGAGTAGTACGTCTTCTCCAGGACGAGGGCGCCCTCGTGGTCGTAGGCGAAGATCGTCATGCCGTTGGCGTGGTACGGGAGCGCCTTGCGGCGGTGCAGGACCAGATCGTCGTCGAAGCTGAACGGGATCTCGTGGACGCCGAGCAGGTTGATCTTCCCGGAGGTCTTGATCGCCTCGACGCGGTCGTCGGCCTTCTCCACGTCGACGGTGCGGGGGGAGTCGCCCTCCAGACCCAGCAGCACCGCCTTGGGGGTGCCGTGGCCGTGTCCGGTGGCGCCGAGGGAGCCGTAGAGCTCCGCCCGTATCGAGGCGGTGTGGGCGAGCAGGCCCTCGTTCTTCAGGCGGCGCGCGAACATGCGGGCCGCCCGCATCGGGCCGACCGTGTGGGAGCTGGACGGGCCGATGCCGATCGAGAACAGGTCGAAGACCGAGATGGCCACGGGGGAACTCCTAGGTGGGGTTTCGGCGGACGCCGTTGTCCGCCGGGTGGTGCGCAAGCAGATACGGAGGGCGGTGCATGGGGCGGGGCACCGCTCTCACTGTCCAGTGTGCGCGGTGCCCCGAAATTTCATACGTACAAATGCGTACGAAACTACTTCAGGCCGGGGTACAGGGGGTACTTGTCGGCGAGGGCGGTGACGCGGGCCTTGAGGGACGCCGCGTTGTATTCCGGCTTCAGCGCCTCGGCGATGATGTCGGCGACCTCGGTGAAGTCCTCGGCCTGGAAGCCACGGGTGGCCAGGGCCGGGGTGCCGATCCGCAGGCCGGAGGTGACCATCGGCGGGCGCGGGTCGTTCGGGACCGCGTTGCGGTTGACGGTGATGCCGACCTCGTGGAGACGGTCCTCGGCCTGCTGACCGTCGAGCTCGGACTCGCGCAGGTCGACCAGGACCAGGTGCACGTCCGTGCCGCCGGACAGCACGTTCACGCCGGCGGCGCGTGCGTCGTCCGAGGTCAGACGGGCGGCGAGGATCTGGGCGCCCTCGATGGTGCGCTGCTGGCGCTCCTTGAAGTCCTCGCTCGCGGCGACCTTGAAGGAGACGGCCTTGGCGGCGATCACGTGCTCCAGGGGGCCGCCCTGGAAGCCGGGGAAGACCGAGGAGTTCAGCTTCTTCGCGAAGTCCTTCTTCGCGAGGATGATCCCGCCGCGCGGCCCGCCGAGGGTCTTGTGCGTGGTGGAGGTCACCACATCGGCGTACTCGACCGGGTTGGGGTGCAGTCCGGCCGCGACGAGTCCGGCGAAGTGGGCCATGTCGACCCACAGGAAGGCGCCGGTCTCGTCCGCGATGCGGCGGAACGCGGCGAAGTCCAGCTGGCGCGGGTAGGCGGACCAGCCCGCGATGATGACCTTGGGGCGGTGCTCCTTGGCGAGGCGCTCGACCTCGGCCATGTCCACCAGGCCGGCCTCGTCGACGTGGTAGGCCACGACGTCGAACTGCTTGCCGGAGAAGTTCAGGCGCATGCCGTGGGTGAGGTGGCCGCCGTGCGCCAGGTCCAGGCCCAGGATCGTGTCGCCGGGCTTGGCGAGCGCGAAGAGGGCGGCCTGGTTGGCGGAGGCGCCGGAGTGGGGCTGGACGTTGGCGTACTCGGCGCCGAAGAGGTCCTTGACCCGGTCGATGGCGATCTGCTCGGTGACGTCGACGTGCTCGCAGCCGCCGTAGTAGCGCCGGCCGGGGTAGCCCTCGGCGTACTTGTTGGTCAGGACCGAGCCCTGCGCCTCCATGACGGCGACCGGAGCGAAGTTCTCCGACGCGATCATCTCGAGGGTGGACTGCTGGCGGTGCAGCTCGGCGTCGACCGCGGCGGCGACGTCCGGGTCGAGCTCGTGCAGGGGGGTGTTCATGAGCGACATGGTCGTGGTGTCCCTAGTTGCCGGAGCCGGAGAACGCGTCGTACTCGTCCGCGGAGAGCAGGTCCTTCGGCTCATCCGAGATGCGGACCTTGAACAGCCAGCCGCCCTCGAACGGGGCGGAGTTCACCAGCGCCGGGTCGTCCACGACGTCCTGGTTCGCCTCGACGACCTCGCCGGTGACCGGGGAGTACAGGTCACTGACGGACTTGGTCGACTCGAGTTCGCCGCAGGTCTCGCCCGCGGTCACCGTGTCGCCGACCTCGGGGAGCTGGGCGTAGACGACATCGCCGAGCGCGTTGGCCGCGAACTCGGTGATGCCGACCGTCGAGACGCCGTCCTCGGCGCCCGACAGCCACTCGTGCTCCTTGCTGTAGCGCAGCTGCTGGGGGTTGCTCATGATCTGAATTCTCCTGTACGCGAATGGGTGCTGCGGAACGAGAGGGGTGTGCGCTGGGTTACTTCCGGCGGCCCCCGTGAGGACTGGTCGGGCTACTTCTGGCGCTTGTAGAACGGCAGCGCCACGACCTCGTACGGCTCGTGGGCGCCGCGGATGTCCACGCCGACACCCTCGGTGCCGGGGGCGGCGTGCGCCGCGTCCACATAGGCGATGGCGATCGGCTTGCCGAGCGTGGGGGAGGGGGCGCCGGAGGTGACCTCGCCGATCACCTGGCCGCCGGAGACCACGGACATCCCGGCGCGCGGCACGCGGCGGCCCTCGGCGATCAGGCCGACGAGCTTGCGCGGCGGGGCGGTCTCGGCGCGCTCGGCGGCGGCCTCGAGCGCCTCGCGGCCCACGAAGCGGCCCTCGTTGCCCGTCTTCTCGAACTTCACGACGCGGCCGAGACCGGCGTCGAACGGGGTCAGCGCCGTCGTCAGCTCGTGCCCGTACAGCGGCATGCCGGCCTCCAGGCGGAGCGTGTCGCGGCAGGAGAGGCCGGCGGGGACGAGCCCGACCGGCGCGCCCGCGTCGGTCAGCGCCTGCCACAGCTTCTCGGCGTGCTCCGGGGCGACGAACAGCTCGAAGCCGTCCTCGCCGGTGTAGCCGGTCCGGGCGATGAGGGCCGGGACGCCGGCGACGGTGCCGGGCAGGCCCGCGTAGTACTTGAGACCGTCCAGGTCGGCGTCCGTGAGGGACTTCAGGATCCCGGGGGACTCGGGGCCCTGGACGGCGATCAGCGCGTAGGCGTCGCGGTCGTCGCGGACCTCGGCGTCGAAGCCCTCGGCGCGCCCGGTGATCGCGTCGAGGACGATCTGCGCGTTGCCCGCGTTGGCGACGACCATGTACTCCTGCTCGCCCAGGCGGTAGACGATCAGGTCGTCGACGATCCCGCCGTCCTCCTGGCAGATCATGGTGTAGCGGGCGCGGCCGGGGCCGATCGTGGACATGTTGCCGACGAGGGCGTAGTCGAGGAGGTCGACGGCCTGCGGCCCGGTGACGGTGATCTCACCCATGTGCGACAGGTCGAAGAGGCCGGCCTTGGTGCGGACCGCGAGGTGCTCGTCGCGCTCGCTGCCGTACCGCAGCGGCATGTCCCAGCCCGCGAAGTCGGTCATCGTCGCGCCCAGCGAGCGGTGCAGTGCGTCGAGGGCGGTCTTACGGGGGGCGTTGCTCATGAGTGGTGCTCCAGGATCCCAGGCATGACAGACGAGGGCGATGGTCTTCCTCCCCATCTGTCATCGGAACCTGAGAGGTTCGCCGGCGCCACACGTAAAGGTGGTCGCGGCTTGCACCTTGGGTGGAGCGGCCGAGGGCCGCCCGCTTTTCAGATATGCCTCGCCCGCGCGGTACGGGGCCTGAGAGATTCAAGGGAGGAACTTGCTCCTTCGGCGCCCCCGGGGACGCGTAGGCGTCCGGGGAGCTCTCCCGCGCGGATTCAAGCGGCCGGTATGCAGTTGGTCGTGCTCTTGGCGCGCACATCATTGCATGCCGACCGTACGGGGAAACCACTTGTACGGCATTACCGTCTCTTTACACTTGACGGGCAAGGGTGGCGTGACCGGAACGGGGAGGACGATCACGGTGCATAAGGCAGCGGCGGGTGCGTACGCGGCGGCAGGGGTCGGACAGCGTGCGATGCCCCGCCCGAGGTCGGTGACGGGGCGCGGTCCGGTCGTCAGGGATCTGCGCGGCAGAGGCGGCCGCACCCCGAGGCGCCTCGGCTTCGCGCGGGGTGACCTGATCGTGGTCTCGGGGCTCCCGGGCAGCGGCAAGTCCACGCTGATGCGCCGCGTGGTCGGCGCCGGCGGAGCCGTGCGCATCGACTCGCAGGACGCCCGTGACCGCTGGGCGGCCCGGCTGCCCCGGCTCCTCCCGTACGCCGTGTACCGCCCGCTCGTGCGGCTCGCGCACTTCGCCGGGCTGCGGCGGGCCCTGCGCTCGGGAGGCAGCGTCGTCCTGCACGACTGCGGCACGCAGGCCTGGGTGCGGCGCTGGCTGGCCAGGGAGGCCGGGCGGCGCGGCGCGGACCTGCATCTGATGCTGCTCGACGTCGACGCGGACACGGCGCTCGCCGGCCAGCGGGACCGCGGCCGCGGGGTCTCGCGCTACGCGTTCGCCCGGCACCGCCGCGCGGTCGCGGGTCTCGTGGAGTCGGCCGAGCGCGGTGACCTGCCGTGGGGCTGCGCGTCCGCGGTGCTGCTGGACCGGGACGCGACGGATGTGCTGAACGGGATCGCGTTCGAGGGCGGCTGACCCCCGGCGACCCCCTGTGGCCGTGTGGATGCGGAGGGTGTCATGTCGGTCGCACGCGCTAGGGTTCGGCCGCAGACAGAGCGGTTCCAGAGCGGGTGGTAGGCACATGGACATTCCGGCGCAGGCTCATGCACATCCGTACGGCGGGTGGCCGGCCAACGAGCTGGAGGAGGTGCTCGCCGCCTCCCTCGGGGTCGACTCGGCGGGCGGCCGGATCGTCGAGGTCCTCGGACGCAGTCAGGTGTGGATACCGCTGCCCCAGGGCGGCGGGCCCGGCAGCCCGAACCTCGACCTGCCGACGCTGGAGATCGAGGGCCAGGCCTATGTGCCCGTCTTCAGCTCCGAGGAGCAGTTCCTCGCGGTCGTCGGCGACCGGATGGGCTGCACGGTCGCGCCGGCCGTCGAGTTCGCGCGCGGGCTGCCCCCGCAGGTCGGCATCGCGGTGAACCCGGACGGCGCCGTGGGCGTCCCGCTGCCCCCGCCCGCCGTCGCCGAGCTGTGCAGGTCCGGTCGCACGCCGCTGGACGGGCCCGCCTCGGGCGGCCGGGTCAGCCTCTACGAGCCCGACTGGCAGAACGACCCGGTCGACTTCCTGGCCGCCGTGCGCGAGGAGTTCGAGGCGTCCGGCGTCGTGCTCACCGCCCGCCGCTGCCTCGCCAGCGTCGAGGGCGGCGACCCCGTCCTCTTCGTCGGCGTCGAGGTGTCGCAGTGGGAGGGTCCCGCGCGCAACCTGCCCATGGACGCCCTGGGCCGCGCTCTGGGCCGGGTGCCGGCGCCCTGGCCGGTGAACCTCGTCCTGCTCGACATCACCCAGGACCCGGTCGGTGACTGGATGCGAGCCACGCTGCGGCCGTTCTACACGCAGGGTCACTGAAAGCCCGGCGCCGGTCCCCGTTCGGGAGAACTCGGGAAAGCGGCCGACCGCGCGTACGTCAAGTCGGTGTCAGGATCGCCGCTTAAGCTGGTTTCATGACCTGTCTGGGCGGTCCCGCCGCGGGGAGCGGGTCGAAATCGTCGAGTACGTCACGAAGGGGCGGTTACGGGTGAGTGCGTCGGGCACGGCCGCGGCCGGTCAGGTCGAGCACATGCTGCGCCAGGTGACGCCGGGGCGTTACGACGCCTACGAGGCGCTGCTCAACGCGCTCGCGGATCCCGGCGCCGGCCA
This window contains:
- a CDS encoding NADPH-dependent F420 reductase — encoded protein: MKIGIIGAGNIGGNLTRRFTAAGHDVSVANSRGPETLRDLAGETGATPVTVAEAARGADVVVVTVPMKAVPGLPADLLDDAPEGVTVIDTGNYYPQQRDGRIAAIEEGMPESRWTELQLGHPVVKVFNGTYAHELLDRPRPKGDPERIALPVAGDDDAAKTVVRALLDGIGFDSVDTGGLDESWRQQPGTPVYGLAADADTVRKALAEASPERTAEWRA
- a CDS encoding glycoside hydrolase family 25 protein, which encodes MLRGIDVSSYQSTFDTDGQSFVFIKATEGRSYVNPRLTAQTKLARDGGCVVGFYHFLWPGNLTAQAEYFVSKAPEKAGDLLAVDWETTGEGTRASNAEKDRFIREVKRLRPHHRVLLYTNRNFWLNVDTTSYAGDGLWIADYTTAGKPRIKAAWKFHQYTDSPIDKDVAQFTSKGALRDWATP
- a CDS encoding L,D-transpeptidase, producing MGRRKGGIGIALVTVAVLVGASACGGGGDKEAGGNDGKAAGKPRSSASPKPAKPKGPPMLLETITPLNDAKVGVAMPISVVFTDPVAAKARASVEKHMKVSTSQPVAGAWHWFGDKRADWRPKEYWPSGTKVKIDADMKGVSNGNGRYGVHGYTHTFTVGDDVRADVSVTGHTMKVTKNGQAVRTLSINAGSAEFPTWNGTMAVIDKQKEVHMTSCSVGISCNKGSANYYDLTLPWDVHLTQSGTYVHYSTGDPNPGSGSARGSHGCVHLSLADAKWFYGQVKQGDPVTITGSPRAKAPADNGYAAFNLSWDQWLAGSGAGEGTTATL
- a CDS encoding L-serine ammonia-lyase, giving the protein MAISVFDLFSIGIGPSSSHTVGPMRAARMFARRLKNEGLLAHTASIRAELYGSLGATGHGHGTPKAVLLGLEGDSPRTVDVEKADDRVEAIKTSGKINLLGVHEIPFSFDDDLVLHRRKALPYHANGMTIFAYDHEGALVLEKTYYSVGGGFVVDEDAVAGENPIVPDDTVLKYPFRTGDELLRLAEETGLSISALMLENEKAWRTEDEIRSGLLDIWRVMQACVSRGMSREGILPGGLKVRRRAANSARQLRAEGDPMARAMEWITLYAMAVNEENAAGGRVVTAPTNGAAGIIPAVLHYYINFVPGADEEGVVRFMLSAGAIGMLFKENASISGAEVGCQGEVGSACSMAAGALAEVLGGTPEQVENAAEIGMEHNLGLTCDPVGGLVQIPCIERNGMAAVKAVTAARMAMRGDGSHKVSLDKVIKTMKETGADMSVKYKETARGGLAVNIIEC
- the glyA gene encoding serine hydroxymethyltransferase; amino-acid sequence: MSLMNTPLHELDPDVAAAVDAELHRQQSTLEMIASENFAPVAVMEAQGSVLTNKYAEGYPGRRYYGGCEHVDVTEQIAIDRVKDLFGAEYANVQPHSGASANQAALFALAKPGDTILGLDLAHGGHLTHGMRLNFSGKQFDVVAYHVDEAGLVDMAEVERLAKEHRPKVIIAGWSAYPRQLDFAAFRRIADETGAFLWVDMAHFAGLVAAGLHPNPVEYADVVTSTTHKTLGGPRGGIILAKKDFAKKLNSSVFPGFQGGPLEHVIAAKAVSFKVAASEDFKERQQRTIEGAQILAARLTSDDARAAGVNVLSGGTDVHLVLVDLRESELDGQQAEDRLHEVGITVNRNAVPNDPRPPMVTSGLRIGTPALATRGFQAEDFTEVADIIAEALKPEYNAASLKARVTALADKYPLYPGLK
- the gcvH gene encoding glycine cleavage system protein GcvH; translation: MSNPQQLRYSKEHEWLSGAEDGVSTVGITEFAANALGDVVYAQLPEVGDTVTAGETCGELESTKSVSDLYSPVTGEVVEANQDVVDDPALVNSAPFEGGWLFKVRISDEPKDLLSADEYDAFSGSGN
- the gcvT gene encoding glycine cleavage system aminomethyltransferase GcvT; the protein is MSNAPRKTALDALHRSLGATMTDFAGWDMPLRYGSERDEHLAVRTKAGLFDLSHMGEITVTGPQAVDLLDYALVGNMSTIGPGRARYTMICQEDGGIVDDLIVYRLGEQEYMVVANAGNAQIVLDAITGRAEGFDAEVRDDRDAYALIAVQGPESPGILKSLTDADLDGLKYYAGLPGTVAGVPALIARTGYTGEDGFELFVAPEHAEKLWQALTDAGAPVGLVPAGLSCRDTLRLEAGMPLYGHELTTALTPFDAGLGRVVKFEKTGNEGRFVGREALEAAAERAETAPPRKLVGLIAEGRRVPRAGMSVVSGGQVIGEVTSGAPSPTLGKPIAIAYVDAAHAAPGTEGVGVDIRGAHEPYEVVALPFYKRQK
- a CDS encoding AAA family ATPase, translated to MPRPRSVTGRGPVVRDLRGRGGRTPRRLGFARGDLIVVSGLPGSGKSTLMRRVVGAGGAVRIDSQDARDRWAARLPRLLPYAVYRPLVRLAHFAGLRRALRSGGSVVLHDCGTQAWVRRWLAREAGRRGADLHLMLLDVDADTALAGQRDRGRGVSRYAFARHRRAVAGLVESAERGDLPWGCASAVLLDRDATDVLNGIAFEGG
- a CDS encoding enhanced serine sensitivity protein SseB; amino-acid sequence: MDIPAQAHAHPYGGWPANELEEVLAASLGVDSAGGRIVEVLGRSQVWIPLPQGGGPGSPNLDLPTLEIEGQAYVPVFSSEEQFLAVVGDRMGCTVAPAVEFARGLPPQVGIAVNPDGAVGVPLPPPAVAELCRSGRTPLDGPASGGRVSLYEPDWQNDPVDFLAAVREEFEASGVVLTARRCLASVEGGDPVLFVGVEVSQWEGPARNLPMDALGRALGRVPAPWPVNLVLLDITQDPVGDWMRATLRPFYTQGH